The proteins below are encoded in one region of Chloroflexota bacterium:
- a CDS encoding cobalamin-independent methionine synthase II family protein, with product MKRSTDRILTTHVGSLARPPDLLKMMEARATGGPVDPTAYASRVRGAVADVVRMQCESGVDVPSDGEQSKVGFFQYVRERLSGFEPAPPGTAGRPSPWISEFNAFPDYYQSVAASRGVGPNSALICTGPVTYRGHAAVQTDIANFKAGLAGRETEDAFMPASAPRGRDIGQDVYYSSYEDYLGAVADALHEEYQAIVDAGFILQVDDPALTYALGHSPQLSPSERRREADLHVEAINRALKGIPSENVRFHTCYGIDEGPRTTDVPLKEMIEFILKINAGAYSFEAANPRHEHEYHVWESVKLPDDKVIIPGVIGHVSNIVEHPEWIAERIVRFARIVGRERVIAGSDCGFSSQATPSPNVHPTVVWAKFRAMREGADLATKLLWG from the coding sequence ATGAAGCGCAGCACCGATCGGATCCTGACAACCCACGTCGGCAGCCTCGCGCGACCTCCCGATCTCCTGAAGATGATGGAGGCGCGCGCCACCGGAGGACCGGTCGACCCCACGGCGTATGCGAGCCGTGTCCGCGGCGCCGTCGCGGACGTTGTACGGATGCAGTGTGAGTCCGGTGTAGACGTTCCCAGCGATGGCGAGCAAAGCAAGGTCGGATTCTTTCAATACGTGCGAGAGCGATTGTCGGGCTTCGAGCCGGCGCCGCCAGGGACTGCCGGGCGCCCCTCGCCCTGGATCAGCGAGTTCAATGCCTTTCCCGACTACTACCAGTCAGTCGCGGCGAGCCGCGGCGTCGGGCCAAACAGCGCGCTCATCTGCACGGGACCGGTCACGTACCGTGGGCACGCGGCCGTCCAAACAGACATTGCGAACTTCAAGGCTGGGCTCGCCGGCCGCGAGACCGAGGATGCATTCATGCCGGCGAGCGCTCCACGGGGTCGCGACATCGGCCAAGATGTCTACTACTCGTCCTACGAGGACTACCTCGGAGCCGTGGCCGATGCTCTCCACGAGGAGTATCAGGCGATAGTGGATGCTGGTTTCATCCTCCAGGTCGATGACCCAGCTCTGACGTATGCCTTGGGTCACAGTCCACAACTGAGCCCATCAGAGCGCCGACGAGAGGCCGACCTCCACGTAGAAGCGATCAATCGAGCGCTCAAAGGAATCCCGTCCGAAAACGTACGCTTCCACACGTGCTACGGAATCGACGAGGGACCGCGCACAACGGACGTACCCCTCAAAGAGATGATCGAATTCATCCTCAAGATCAACGCCGGTGCGTACTCATTCGAGGCGGCGAACCCTCGCCACGAGCACGAGTACCACGTTTGGGAATCGGTGAAGCTTCCGGACGACAAAGTGATCATTCCGGGGGTAATTGGCCACGTCAGCAACATCGTCGAACATCCCGAATGGATCGCCGAGCGAATCGTTCGATTCGCTCGGATCGTCGGACGCGAGCGGGTCATCGCGGGGAGTGATTGCGGCTTCTCGTCCCAGGCTACGCCCAGTCCGAATGTGCATCCGACGGTCGTGTGGGCGAAGTTTCGCGCCATGCGGGAGGGGGCGGATCTGGCCACCAAGCTGCTCTGGGGCTGA
- a CDS encoding AI-2E family transporter yields the protein MPSDIRISLDYLRALALAALLVVVGWWVIGLLYGILVIFALAAIVAFVLSPLVDLIDARLGIPRGLAAIASYLVLALVCGGVGALLAQPLIAQLRQLVEIAPTLLRDLSSPTAPWIELARNAGVTADLSTVLTALSAQIQSSWDDIARQGFAVAQGVGGAAVDTLLVFVIAFHMLTGRHTLRNLVRPFVSSEHEPTIARIESRVGDILGRYLRARLLLSTIVGVLVFLAALVFALPFPIILGLVAAIFDLVPFVGPVIGALPAIAVALAEGPPLRALAVLIAFVVIQQVEGNILAPKLMSDAVHTSPLVVIFAVLVGAEFGGVWGALLAAPVAGSVGAIVQVLTAPPGLPVSPGASEEVAADGKPARVAAGRENG from the coding sequence ATGCCCTCCGACATCCGAATCTCGCTCGATTACCTGCGGGCCCTTGCTCTGGCAGCGCTCCTCGTGGTGGTGGGGTGGTGGGTGATCGGTCTGTTGTACGGGATCCTGGTGATCTTTGCGTTGGCCGCAATTGTTGCGTTCGTTCTCTCTCCGTTGGTCGACCTCATCGACGCACGGCTCGGGATTCCGCGCGGCCTCGCGGCCATTGCATCGTATCTGGTCCTCGCTCTGGTATGCGGAGGCGTTGGCGCCCTGCTGGCTCAACCGCTCATCGCCCAGCTTCGCCAGCTCGTCGAGATCGCCCCGACCCTTCTTCGAGACCTGAGCAGCCCCACCGCGCCCTGGATCGAGCTCGCCCGCAACGCCGGCGTAACCGCGGACCTCTCGACGGTGCTCACCGCCCTATCCGCCCAAATCCAGAGCTCGTGGGACGATATCGCGCGCCAGGGGTTCGCGGTTGCGCAAGGAGTTGGAGGCGCCGCGGTCGACACGCTACTCGTTTTCGTGATCGCCTTTCACATGCTCACCGGACGTCACACGCTCCGTAACCTCGTTCGGCCCTTCGTGAGTTCCGAGCATGAGCCTACCATCGCGCGCATTGAATCGCGGGTGGGGGACATTCTTGGACGCTACCTCCGTGCTCGGCTCTTGTTGTCGACGATCGTCGGTGTGCTGGTATTTCTCGCGGCGCTCGTCTTCGCTTTACCCTTCCCCATCATCCTGGGCCTCGTCGCCGCGATCTTCGACCTGGTCCCGTTTGTCGGTCCCGTGATTGGGGCGCTGCCCGCGATCGCCGTTGCCCTTGCGGAGGGGCCGCCGCTTCGCGCCTTGGCCGTGCTCATCGCGTTCGTCGTCATCCAGCAGGTCGAGGGCAATATCCTTGCCCCTAAGCTCATGAGTGACGCGGTTCACACATCGCCGCTCGTCGTGATTTTCGCGGTGCTCGTCGGTGCGGAGTTTGGGGGCGTCTGGGGCGCGCTCCTCGCGGCTCCAGTGGCGGGCAGCGTCGGAGCGATAGTCCAGGTTTTGACTGCTCCGCCTGGCCTTCCCGTGAGCCCCGGCGCGAGCGAGGAGGTCGCCGCCGATGGGAAGCCCGCTCGCGTCGCGGCCGGGCGCGAGAACGGTTGA
- a CDS encoding cation-transporting P-type ATPase, whose protein sequence is MAERASVPAAVDLEEPSPREPGLSSTEVRRRVEEFGPNRLVPVARRPPLVAWLLRPLADPMVLLLLVAGSTYLSLGELVDAVVTLVALVPIMLVTFVLEARAERTLEQLGRLTAPTATVWRDGRRQKVRVEELVPGDVVFIREGDVVPADGVLFEGRQLMLDESSLTGESEPVPKDAKAEPGDRDVWAGTTVLSGRGIARIVATGHHTRLGRIGTLVAEIHQPETPLQRVIRRLVWQLAGVAVIFCVGVFVIELVRGNGWSAAIIAAVSLAIAAVPEEFPMVFTLYLTLGAWRLAKDNALIRRMVGVETLGSTTVICADKTGTLTLGHLEVVALATEEGETMAAGEVGTGARALLESAVLASEPRPFDPLEQAILRCARLHGIEVAGLHGRHLLHDYPFDPDGKYVTHVWGDDDGATYVCAKGAVEGILARSQASTAARRAALTAMGSLADRGMRVIGVAGGPLDAPSGDRARDEVALRFLGLVAFSDPLRPGVAQALRECQSAGIRVLMITGDHPVTAHAVAESLGLVHDDRQPIVTGEMLDRADDDAWRRLARVGSIFARVRPEQKYRLVRVLRAQGEVVAMTGDGINDAPALREADIGVAMGQRGTEVARAAATLVLLDDNFATIVAAVRDGRRIFENLQRAFNYLLAFHVPILLAAFILPFAGLPLFLLPIHLVLLELVLHPIVALVFENDPPSRDLMARPPRPRSAGFLAGADWLTWLGHGAVLFAGVLVVFVGQLSAGAPVPSARALAFVTLVLGQLVLLVLARSPIEPVWRSGLRSNRSLPIIGAIVVATLVAAVVVPLVADTLELATLSAADWLLAMLVALGTTLWREPWKALRPASRST, encoded by the coding sequence ATGGCGGAGCGCGCTTCCGTGCCCGCCGCAGTCGATCTCGAAGAGCCTTCCCCGCGTGAGCCTGGCCTCTCGAGTACCGAGGTCCGCAGGCGCGTCGAGGAGTTCGGGCCGAATCGACTGGTGCCGGTGGCGCGGCGGCCGCCTCTGGTCGCCTGGCTCCTCCGCCCGCTCGCCGATCCCATGGTTCTGCTTCTTCTGGTCGCTGGCTCCACGTACCTGTCCCTGGGTGAGCTGGTCGACGCGGTCGTCACACTGGTCGCGCTCGTCCCTATCATGCTCGTCACCTTCGTCCTGGAGGCGCGCGCCGAGCGAACGCTGGAGCAGCTCGGCCGGCTGACTGCTCCAACGGCGACGGTCTGGCGCGATGGCCGCCGTCAGAAGGTACGGGTGGAGGAGCTGGTCCCCGGGGACGTCGTGTTTATCCGCGAGGGGGATGTTGTCCCGGCTGATGGCGTCCTCTTCGAGGGTCGCCAGCTGATGCTCGACGAGTCGTCGCTGACGGGCGAGTCGGAGCCTGTCCCGAAGGATGCGAAGGCTGAGCCAGGCGACCGCGACGTGTGGGCCGGTACCACCGTGCTATCCGGGCGCGGGATCGCACGGATTGTGGCGACCGGTCATCACACGCGTCTCGGTCGGATCGGAACGCTGGTCGCGGAGATTCACCAGCCGGAGACGCCCCTCCAGCGCGTCATACGACGCCTGGTCTGGCAACTCGCGGGCGTGGCGGTGATCTTCTGCGTTGGGGTCTTTGTCATCGAGCTGGTACGTGGCAACGGCTGGTCGGCGGCCATCATCGCAGCCGTGAGCCTCGCGATCGCGGCCGTCCCAGAAGAGTTTCCCATGGTTTTTACCCTGTACCTCACACTGGGCGCCTGGCGCCTCGCGAAGGACAATGCTCTCATCCGGCGCATGGTTGGCGTCGAGACCCTTGGCTCGACGACCGTGATCTGCGCGGACAAGACGGGCACCCTGACCCTTGGCCATCTGGAAGTCGTCGCCTTGGCGACCGAGGAGGGCGAGACGATGGCCGCCGGCGAGGTTGGAACCGGGGCGCGCGCGCTGCTCGAATCGGCCGTGCTCGCGTCGGAGCCGCGCCCCTTCGATCCATTGGAGCAGGCGATCCTCCGGTGCGCTCGGCTGCACGGGATCGAGGTCGCGGGACTGCACGGACGGCACCTCCTCCACGACTACCCGTTTGACCCGGACGGGAAGTACGTCACCCACGTGTGGGGTGACGACGACGGCGCCACGTACGTCTGCGCCAAGGGCGCTGTTGAGGGCATCCTGGCGCGCTCGCAGGCGTCCACGGCAGCGCGACGGGCGGCCCTGACGGCGATGGGTTCGCTCGCCGACCGGGGGATGCGAGTGATCGGCGTGGCGGGCGGCCCGCTCGACGCGCCGAGCGGAGACCGAGCTCGAGATGAGGTCGCGCTCCGATTCCTGGGCCTCGTCGCCTTTTCAGACCCGCTGCGGCCCGGCGTCGCCCAAGCGCTCCGCGAATGCCAGTCCGCCGGCATCCGCGTCTTGATGATCACCGGGGACCACCCGGTCACGGCCCACGCTGTAGCCGAAAGCCTCGGACTCGTCCACGACGATCGGCAGCCCATCGTGACAGGCGAGATGCTCGATCGGGCGGACGACGACGCCTGGAGGAGGCTGGCGCGTGTGGGGAGTATTTTCGCTCGGGTGCGGCCGGAGCAGAAGTATCGACTCGTTCGCGTCCTGCGTGCCCAGGGAGAGGTCGTAGCCATGACTGGCGATGGCATAAACGATGCGCCCGCGCTTCGGGAGGCGGACATCGGCGTGGCGATGGGGCAGCGCGGCACTGAGGTCGCCCGCGCAGCGGCGACGTTGGTGCTTCTCGACGACAACTTCGCGACGATCGTCGCGGCCGTACGCGATGGTCGTCGAATCTTCGAGAATCTGCAGCGCGCCTTCAATTATCTGCTGGCATTTCACGTGCCGATTCTTCTGGCCGCCTTCATCCTCCCGTTCGCCGGGCTGCCGCTCTTCCTGTTGCCCATTCACCTGGTATTGCTCGAGCTCGTCCTGCATCCTATCGTGGCGCTGGTCTTCGAGAACGATCCGCCCTCCCGAGACCTCATGGCCCGCCCACCGCGGCCGCGCAGCGCCGGATTCCTGGCGGGGGCGGATTGGTTGACCTGGCTTGGGCACGGCGCGGTCCTCTTCGCGGGCGTCCTGGTGGTCTTTGTCGGCCAGCTGTCTGCCGGAGCTCCGGTCCCAAGCGCGCGAGCCCTGGCATTCGTCACCCTGGTACTGGGCCAGCTCGTCCTGTTGGTCCTCGCGCGCTCACCCATCGAACCGGTCTGGCGGTCCGGGTTGCGGAGCAACCGAAGCCTTCCGATCATCGGCGCCATCGTCGTCGCAACCCTCGTCGCGGCTGTCGTGGTACCGTTGGTCGCTGACACGCTGGAGCTGGCGACGCTCTCGGCCGCAGACTGGCTCCTCGCGATGTTGGTCGCCCTGGGGACGACGCTCTGGCGCGAGCCGTGGAAAGCCTTGCGGCCGGCGAGCCGGTCCACATAG
- a CDS encoding ChaB family protein: MPNEPTEIPKTIMRSEPHARHIWKNAHDSAVKTYGDGGRAHRVAFAALKHEYMKKGDRWVKKSERGPSDPQAARGPTTKPSSTDEPKAPTARGKVAHSTEQARAKAREASRESARARRKRAA, translated from the coding sequence ATGCCCAATGAGCCGACCGAAATCCCGAAAACGATCATGCGCTCGGAGCCCCACGCCCGTCACATCTGGAAGAACGCCCACGACAGTGCCGTGAAAACGTATGGCGACGGCGGGCGCGCTCATCGCGTTGCCTTCGCCGCCCTCAAGCATGAGTACATGAAGAAGGGCGACCGATGGGTCAAGAAATCGGAGCGCGGTCCCTCTGATCCGCAGGCCGCGCGCGGGCCAACGACCAAACCGTCCTCGACGGACGAGCCGAAAGCCCCGACCGCGCGGGGCAAGGTTGCCCACTCCACAGAGCAAGCGCGGGCCAAGGCGCGCGAGGCGAGCCGAGAGAGCGCCCGGGCACGCCGAAAGCGAGCGGCTTAG
- the amrB gene encoding AmmeMemoRadiSam system protein B: MRIDRSDSRTDAAAPTGEAADGENRAGGSESNTTRHVGDLPERPRLRPVEAFPAHVKGQPMICLRDPAHISESVLGLSPEAAPILSSLDGTHTILDIQTAETRRRGRIVLRSEIEEVVRALDAGLFLDSPRFAAAYEAQTQAFRASTSRPAYHAGRAYPADPDALREWLDGFFRHPDGPGAIAPDAPPAPVAGILSPHIDFARGGPVYAWAYRALAEAEPADVYVVLGVPHQGIEGPAAVTLKPFETPLGALEVDRPFVDALARRARSDLFRGEIGHRTEHSIEFETVFLRYLFPHREIRIVPILTSFVHQLMAEGINPRDDPESQRFIEALGETIAAYPGRVCLIGGVDLAHVGPQFGDPAPVTMQTLDWLASEDTAMLAAVEAGDADAFYESVAKDRDRRRICGLTPIYTALSVLGRGGNLLKYGQAPDPGGTVTFASVAF, encoded by the coding sequence GTGCGAATCGACCGATCAGATTCCAGGACGGATGCCGCCGCGCCCACGGGCGAGGCCGCGGACGGTGAGAACCGCGCCGGCGGATCAGAATCGAACACGACGCGTCACGTGGGCGACTTACCGGAGCGTCCTCGCCTGCGTCCCGTCGAGGCGTTCCCTGCGCACGTGAAGGGCCAGCCGATGATCTGTCTCCGCGATCCAGCGCATATCAGCGAATCGGTGCTCGGGCTATCACCCGAGGCGGCGCCGATTCTCAGCTCCCTGGACGGGACGCACACGATCCTGGACATCCAGACGGCGGAGACACGAAGGCGCGGCCGAATCGTCCTGCGGTCGGAAATTGAGGAGGTCGTCCGCGCGCTCGACGCGGGTCTCTTCTTGGACAGCCCGCGTTTCGCGGCGGCGTACGAGGCCCAGACCCAAGCGTTCCGCGCCTCAACCTCGCGACCGGCGTATCACGCGGGCCGCGCGTATCCCGCCGATCCGGATGCGCTGCGCGAATGGCTTGACGGTTTCTTCCGGCATCCCGACGGCCCTGGCGCCATCGCGCCGGACGCCCCGCCCGCCCCGGTCGCCGGAATCCTTTCTCCCCACATCGACTTCGCGCGCGGCGGACCCGTGTACGCCTGGGCGTATCGGGCGCTTGCGGAGGCCGAACCCGCCGACGTGTACGTCGTCCTGGGCGTTCCGCATCAGGGTATCGAAGGGCCGGCTGCCGTGACCCTCAAGCCCTTTGAGACGCCGCTCGGCGCACTCGAAGTTGACCGCCCCTTTGTCGACGCGCTGGCTCGGCGCGCCCGGTCGGACCTCTTTCGCGGGGAGATCGGGCATCGCACGGAGCACTCGATCGAGTTCGAGACGGTCTTCCTGCGGTACCTCTTTCCGCATCGGGAGATCCGCATCGTCCCGATCCTCACAAGCTTCGTGCATCAGTTGATGGCCGAGGGAATAAACCCCCGCGACGACCCCGAATCGCAGCGCTTCATCGAGGCGCTGGGCGAGACGATCGCGGCCTACCCGGGCCGTGTCTGCCTGATCGGGGGTGTTGACCTGGCGCACGTCGGCCCCCAGTTCGGTGATCCCGCGCCTGTGACGATGCAAACGCTGGATTGGCTCGCCAGCGAAGACACGGCCATGCTCGCCGCAGTGGAAGCGGGCGACGCTGATGCGTTCTACGAATCTGTGGCGAAGGATCGCGATCGCCGACGAATTTGCGGCCTGACTCCCATCTACACCGCGCTGAGCGTGCTCGGTCGCGGGGGCAATCTTCTCAAGTATGGACAGGCTCCGGACCCAGGCGGCACGGTGACATTCGCGAGTGTGGCTTTCTAG
- a CDS encoding hemerythrin domain-containing protein, which produces MTTMQPLHEEHQTLLPHIEALRTAAESLDAWDARQLREALAGAREFLRETLMPHAAAEEDVLYREVERYLGSPDATRTMRRDHEEVRTLLGDLESLHASLPAAGLTGDVKNEARRVLYGLYALLRVHFAKEEEVYLPILEAHLDESGAQALFQRMEHAAHEAHAHLSHPAA; this is translated from the coding sequence ATGACCACGATGCAGCCGCTCCACGAAGAGCATCAAACGCTTCTTCCCCACATCGAAGCCCTCAGAACGGCGGCCGAATCGCTGGATGCTTGGGACGCGAGACAGCTCCGCGAGGCGCTCGCCGGGGCACGGGAGTTCCTCAGGGAAACCCTCATGCCGCACGCCGCGGCGGAGGAGGACGTTCTGTATCGCGAGGTGGAGCGGTACCTCGGCTCGCCCGATGCGACCCGCACGATGCGGCGGGACCATGAGGAGGTACGCACGCTGCTCGGAGATCTGGAGTCGCTGCACGCGTCGCTTCCGGCGGCAGGGTTAACCGGAGACGTGAAGAACGAGGCCCGTCGCGTGCTCTACGGGCTCTACGCCCTCTTGCGCGTGCACTTTGCGAAGGAAGAGGAGGTGTATCTCCCGATCCTGGAGGCACATCTCGACGAAAGCGGCGCCCAGGCCCTGTTCCAGCGCATGGAGCACGCGGCGCACGAGGCCCACGCGCATCTCTCGCACCCTGCGGCCTAG
- a CDS encoding universal stress protein, with amino-acid sequence MIHRILFPTDGSAFAERALPTAAAIAAAQGAEIFLVRVTAPPAWLTMDGVAGDGISPELYQQVTDELHEEAHRNLDRLAGILRAQDIKASVRLLEGSTYAALLDYEAQVEPELVIMATHGHTGLARFALGSVADVMVREGTAPVLLVRSFGKEVVSLESALVPLDGSALAEQSLPLVETLAGKPLQRVFLLSVVDTPQERADAWSYLIQIVLRLANTPLHLDFDVQVGRVVERIAERARRMDLVMMATHGRGGFDRLRHGSVATAMVAESPAPVLLVRARAEAASAGALAA; translated from the coding sequence GTGATCCACCGAATCCTCTTCCCGACCGATGGCTCCGCATTTGCTGAGCGGGCGCTCCCGACGGCAGCGGCGATAGCGGCTGCCCAGGGCGCGGAGATCTTTCTCGTCCGGGTGACGGCGCCGCCGGCGTGGCTCACAATGGACGGCGTCGCCGGAGATGGCATCAGCCCGGAGCTATATCAGCAGGTGACGGACGAGCTCCACGAAGAGGCTCATCGAAACCTCGATCGCCTCGCCGGAATCTTGCGGGCGCAGGACATCAAGGCATCTGTGCGGCTCTTGGAGGGAAGCACATACGCGGCGCTGCTCGACTATGAAGCCCAAGTCGAGCCCGAATTGGTCATCATGGCAACCCACGGTCACACGGGGCTGGCCCGCTTCGCCCTGGGGAGCGTTGCCGACGTGATGGTCCGGGAAGGAACAGCGCCAGTCCTATTAGTGCGCTCGTTTGGCAAGGAGGTCGTTTCTCTCGAGAGCGCCCTGGTACCGCTCGACGGTTCGGCGCTGGCTGAGCAGTCCCTGCCGTTAGTCGAGACGTTGGCGGGGAAACCGCTCCAGCGGGTGTTCTTGCTCAGTGTGGTCGATACCCCGCAGGAGCGGGCGGACGCGTGGAGCTATCTCATCCAGATCGTCCTCAGGCTGGCAAACACGCCGTTGCATCTGGACTTTGACGTTCAGGTGGGTCGCGTGGTCGAGCGGATTGCTGAGCGTGCTCGGAGGATGGATCTCGTAATGATGGCGACACACGGCCGCGGCGGATTCGACCGACTTCGGCATGGGAGTGTGGCGACTGCGATGGTCGCGGAGTCGCCGGCGCCGGTGCTACTCGTACGCGCTCGAGCGGAAGCGGCATCCGCCGGCGCTCTGGCGGCGTAG
- a CDS encoding universal stress protein — MSVQPSPQVEQAPPAQPARLRVLVAVDGTPAAAAALAVGRVLAAQLGARVAALHVTATPTDEREARQRLGLDAPETRDLELALRVGDPASEILRASSDDDGVTLLTMASRATDSAAPLASVTLSVIRHAYRPVVLVRPDLVIGHDVRPVRRLLVPVDGSPTTARALRSVTELAHRLGASINLLYVAGAERLSAEQGSITAPRYVDQVHHEWAQWSTEVVDRLMRCLARCPEDVPIELFLAVGDPGSEIVRFAAEHHEDAVVLVRRSELEPGRGKILWRIFEESPLSLVIVAAPYPFGEPAKQA; from the coding sequence ATGTCGGTACAGCCGAGCCCACAAGTGGAACAGGCGCCGCCCGCTCAACCCGCTCGACTCCGCGTCCTCGTGGCTGTGGACGGCACTCCGGCCGCCGCCGCTGCGCTGGCGGTGGGCCGCGTGCTCGCGGCTCAGCTTGGTGCGCGCGTCGCTGCGTTGCACGTTACAGCAACACCAACCGACGAGCGTGAGGCGCGCCAGCGTCTGGGCCTTGATGCACCAGAGACGAGGGATCTCGAACTGGCGCTCCGGGTCGGGGACCCCGCCAGCGAGATCCTTCGCGCGTCCAGCGACGATGATGGAGTGACCCTATTGACGATGGCAAGCCGGGCCACAGATTCGGCGGCGCCGCTGGCATCGGTCACTTTATCGGTCATCAGGCACGCGTATCGGCCCGTCGTGCTCGTCCGACCGGACCTGGTCATTGGCCATGACGTTCGACCGGTCCGCCGGCTTCTTGTTCCCGTCGATGGGAGCCCAACGACGGCGCGCGCGCTGAGATCGGTCACGGAGCTAGCACATCGGCTCGGCGCATCCATCAACCTCCTGTACGTCGCGGGGGCTGAACGCCTTTCTGCGGAGCAGGGAAGCATTACCGCGCCGCGGTACGTGGACCAGGTCCACCACGAGTGGGCACAGTGGAGCACGGAGGTTGTCGATCGACTCATGCGGTGCCTTGCTCGATGCCCGGAAGACGTACCGATCGAGCTGTTCCTGGCCGTGGGCGACCCGGGGAGCGAGATCGTCCGGTTCGCTGCCGAGCATCACGAGGACGCAGTCGTGCTGGTGCGCCGAAGCGAGCTGGAGCCGGGGCGGGGGAAGATCCTGTGGCGAATCTTCGAGGAGAGCCCCCTCTCGCTGGTTATCGTCGCCGCGCCCTATCCGTTCGGTGAGCCGGCGAAACAGGCCTGA
- a CDS encoding nicotinate phosphoribosyltransferase, with product MVDPHSVSLATDLYQLTMGASYHALGMTDVATFSMFVRKLPANRSFLVVAGVEEALDRVRALRFDGPGIDYLRSTSQIRSDFLDSLSEFRFSGDIWAVPEGRVIFADEPILEVQAPIIEAQLVETVLVNALHFPTLVATKAARCVIAAPNAALIDFGLRRTPSIDAGLAVARAAYLAGFDSTSNVLAGERFGIPVAGTVAHSFIETFPSEIEAFRAFAATFPGPVTLLIDTYDTVSGARHAAQVAHELATQGRRVQAVRIDSGDLAQLSREVRRVLDAAGCRDVRIVASGGLDEEDLAALTQANAPIDAYGVGTKLGTSADAPTLDMAYKLVQYGDEPCLKLSAGKQTLVGPKQVWRHIDPHARLTGDRIGTRDEAPPGPGWEPLLVPVMRAGEALARPTLAELRAAHRREMAALPPSLLDLAQPGRYPVELSETLAARQAEAVAEVRRREEL from the coding sequence ATGGTCGATCCGCACTCCGTGAGCCTCGCCACAGATCTCTATCAGCTCACCATGGGCGCGAGCTACCATGCTCTGGGGATGACCGATGTGGCCACCTTCAGCATGTTCGTGCGGAAGCTCCCGGCCAACCGCTCGTTCCTTGTCGTCGCGGGGGTCGAGGAGGCGCTCGACCGCGTGCGGGCCCTCCGATTCGACGGGCCAGGAATCGACTACCTGCGATCGACCAGCCAGATCCGGTCGGACTTCCTCGATTCGTTGAGCGAGTTCCGCTTCAGCGGCGATATTTGGGCTGTGCCGGAAGGGCGCGTGATCTTTGCCGACGAGCCTATTCTCGAGGTGCAGGCGCCCATCATCGAGGCGCAACTCGTGGAGACGGTCCTCGTCAACGCGCTCCACTTTCCGACGCTCGTCGCGACGAAAGCCGCGCGCTGCGTCATTGCCGCACCCAACGCCGCCCTCATCGATTTCGGTTTGCGACGCACGCCCAGTATCGACGCGGGACTTGCCGTGGCGCGGGCCGCGTATCTCGCGGGATTCGACTCGACCAGCAATGTCCTCGCGGGCGAACGTTTTGGAATACCGGTCGCGGGAACGGTCGCCCACTCGTTCATCGAAACGTTCCCCTCGGAGATCGAGGCCTTCCGGGCGTTCGCAGCCACGTTCCCGGGGCCCGTCACGCTCCTTATCGATACGTACGACACGGTGAGCGGCGCGCGCCACGCGGCGCAGGTGGCACACGAGCTCGCCACGCAGGGCCGGCGGGTTCAGGCGGTGCGAATCGACAGTGGCGATCTGGCGCAGCTCAGCCGGGAGGTCCGTCGCGTGCTCGACGCGGCAGGCTGCCGAGACGTTCGAATCGTCGCGAGCGGCGGTCTGGACGAGGAAGATCTCGCGGCGCTGACGCAAGCGAACGCGCCCATCGACGCATACGGTGTGGGAACCAAGCTCGGCACGTCGGCGGACGCGCCGACCCTCGACATGGCCTACAAGCTCGTGCAGTATGGCGACGAGCCGTGCCTGAAGCTGAGCGCCGGCAAGCAGACGTTGGTTGGTCCCAAACAGGTCTGGCGACACATCGATCCTCACGCCCGGTTGACCGGCGATCGAATTGGCACGCGCGATGAGGCGCCGCCCGGCCCGGGGTGGGAGCCGCTTCTGGTTCCCGTCATGCGGGCTGGAGAGGCGCTCGCGCGTCCGACCTTAGCGGAGCTTCGTGCGGCCCATCGGCGCGAGATGGCCGCGCTCCCTCCTTCCTTGCTCGACCTCGCGCAGCCTGGTCGCTATCCCGTCGAACTGAGCGAGACACTGGCGGCCCGACAGGCCGAAGCGGTCGCTGAGGTCCGGCGCCGCGAGGAGCTGTAG